TAGAGTATAGAGAGTCAAAATACAAGACAACTAGTTTGTCTTCAACATGTTGTGAGAAAAACCTTATCCTTGGTAATGGATTTGTAATGTTTATATTACCTTTTTGTCTTCTTGTTTCGTTTTTGTTCATGCATTGATGATAGGTTTTCCCCCTTACAAAAGACAAGTCTTTTTAAAACCCCTTTTTTCCTTATAAGTTTTCCAACTTCGAACCATCCGAGCATTTGCTCCACTGTTGCtataattgttaaaaagattattaaaaaaaacataaaatgaacAGAAAGACCCAGAAGTTTTAagtgaaaaccctagagagacaTGTGGCAATGGCGTTTGAGTGAAGTATAAAGAAGGAAAGAAGAGGAAATAAATgtgagagaagaaaaaagacaAGTGTTGTGTGTGCATTTGAGGCAAAAGCTTCACAATGCCAAAACCAAACCCCATCCACCCATATGAGAAAAAAGCTTACACaaccaaaattaatatatattaaataatgattggacaaaaatgtcaaaatcaacaatggatttttcttttaatattcctttttaatagttttGGTTTACTTTGGCATCTTTTGCTTATTGCCTCTTCTATGTGCATGTATTTGATTTGGAATTTTTGGTGTTTCCTTGTAGTGGTTATGAACTTTGGGAGGATAAGCATTGCATGGACCCCCTCTTAGAGAAAACAATCTCTTTTGTCTACATATGTTTGTTTCTATATATTTCtacatttctttatataatacTACCATTTAATAACCATGGCTTATGTGTGCTTTTGTTACCcttgttttattatatactttttcttttggatGCCAAGTGGTAGGGACATGGAGGCTTggagaaaaaacaaagaaaagcgATTCTTTCTCCTTTGTCTAGTTGATAGTTTTTTAACATATAACGAATGATGCAATGAATACATAAACATTTTACAGTTAATTGATtggaatataatttaatttttcgatTAACATTGACTTTCTATTCCTAGCATCTTTCAAAAATTCGTTTTCTAATGCtactattttgttttgttttcatgttgTCAAACTATTTATGACCAAAGTTTTGGCTTATTGATGCGCGTGTGTGACCAAGACTCTCGACCGTTTGTCTTGTAATGAATGTCTTGGCAATTACTTGGGGAGAGTGTCTCTATTTTAATTCATACcaatgtgaatatatatatactaatcaTAAATCAAAATTTCCCCTCAATCAATGAATGTTTCGTGTTTGGAAATTAttgattttatcatttttgtaatgGTTGCTCTCATTTGGGTTTGTTGTCTTTGATCCtgacaaaataacttaaatttgtTTGGTGCTTCATCAACATCTTATGGTTTCTCCATAATTCATTAATTTGTCGTTTACACTAAGATTCTTTCTTTTGTCAATGGATTAGCTTTGTCCTTTGTGGACTGTATTCAATGCTTTGGttccaaaaattttaaaataattatagtatTCATCATATAAGTAACTTTGAACTTAAAGGTTTGGTTTGAGGAATCTTTCGCTTACTTTCCTTCAAAAGAGTAACGATGACTTTTGGGTATTACTTTTCTCTTGTTCACATTAAGAGTTTATAGATCCGGTGGTGGAAATTCGATTTAACTGATCTGATAGTCAAACGAGGTGTTGGTCATGTTTTAGAAATAACAGAAAGAAGAAATAAGTTTTGCGGTGATACCATATAAGCTGTTAGTCATGTTATATACATACACAAAGTGTCTGCAATGTAAAGTTATTAGGACGTGGTCTGTGATAATGTGGTCAGACAACTATATGTGCTGACTTGGAATTGAATTTAAACGAATCTACATTGTTTTTTTGTATTCAcacatttaaaacaaaataacctAATAAGAAAAGGTGAGAGAGAGAAGGGTAAATGTAAATAATCAGACAATAATAAGCTGGTTGGAAGAAGTTAAAAGAGTATAGCTACTCTGAATAGAAAGTGTTATAGATGTGCAGAGATTTCATAGAAAtggaagaaaatagaaaaagagagaagaaaggaaagaaaagacAAAAGCATTCAACGAAGCCCTTTGTCTTTATTACCCTAAACCTACCCTATTAGATTCAAAGAACAAGACACGCACCTTTCATCTTGAAATTCTCACACTTTAAACCCCACAAACTACCATTAACACGTCCTCTCTCTCTTATCACTTGCATTCATCATCAACTCGTcatcatggttttcatctttcTTGTCTCTTGTTGGCGACAACTCCagttataataacaaaaaaaaaaatcttagaaaGTTGATGGTGGAGCACAAATATTCCAATATACGGAGTTACATGTTACATCCATGCATGCATGCATATTAGTTATTTGTAACGTAAATGATGATTGGAATCATCAAATTTTTCATGCAAACTGGAAAAGATTCTTGAACCAGATATAACTTACATGTTCGAGCTAGCGaacataaataaatagtaaGAGCTCACTGAGTAGACTCTTCTTAAATCTTAATGGAGACTGTAGACAACAGTTTATATTACGTGTTCCTCAGGTGCATATGCTCTTAAGTTGTAGGATTTCAGCAAAGCAAGGATGGGCCGTTTGTCGACTTCGAAAGGAAACCAAAGAACGCTTGTGGGCCGTATAAAGGggcttttaaatataattttatcagcCTATTGAATGAAATAATCAGGACCCAGTCAAATGTAATCAGATACCAGCCAGTTTCaaacatttgtatttttttttaagtcaacATCAAACTTATCATTAACCAACTCAATGTCTTACAAGATACTTATCAGCCTCTACCAACGAAAACAACCAAACATGCAAGATAGAATACAACTTAGGGACAAATGACGTAAACGTAATAGTCTCCTTCGCTATTCTATCTGCAACTTTGTTACCACTTTTAAGATAGTAAACCACTTCAGCCTCCCTTATACTCAGCAATGAAGTACTTATCTCTTGAATAATGGGCATCAACCTTGACCAGACCTCTTATTCTCCACTCAACATCTTAACTAGCACTAGAGAGTCTGTCTCAAATGTTACATTTGTATAACCAAACCCACTCATTGTATGTATAGCCCACTTTAGAGCTTCTGCTTCTAGTATAGACCTTATCACTGGCATTTTTCTCGCGCATGTCCACAGCATTTGGCTCTGAAAATCCCTTAAGATTTGTAGAAAAAATTTGTAGAAAAATCTCATGCAGATTTTAAaatcacttttttttgtcagatattttaaaatcattagaTCTTGGCATCTTTGCTATACATTTACTTAAGTTTACGAGTGTGCTTATGAAGCACCGTTAGAAGGCGTCAACTTACACAGGGCCCACCAAATACTATTAAAGCCCATCTTGAttgtaaaaaaatgtttatcgCATCAAGAAGAGTTGCGTTGGTAGAGAGAAAGGAAGAGCGGTTATGGTAGTTATGACGCAATGCTCTCCGATTCTTACCGAAGAACGGCGGCCACTAGAGGGCGGTGCACCTACGCATTCGCATAGACGGCGCTGGAGCACTCCGGCTGATCCTGGCGGCGAGTCTCTACGTGAATGCTTCACCACGGATGACGAGTACAAAGAACAGCCAAGTCATGTGTCTGAAGTGAGTTTTGACGATTTTGTCTCGTGCTCGTCGTCTTCGGGAAATGGTTACAGTTTCTATCTCGGGGGAGAGATGTCTCCGTGGGGATCTCCGCTACTTACCAAGTCGAGACCGATCGCGCCGCCGCGTATGGTGATGGAGACGCGTGGAGAAGGGAGGAGAGGAAGAAGCGTGAGGAGGAAGAAAGATCTCCCGCCGTTTCTAACGACGCTGGATTGTAACGGACGGCCGAGATTCTATCACAGGAGGGTGAGAAGCGAAGGACGGCTAGAGATTGCCAGAGTGGCAGTGAATCTACCGGAGATAGTGAGTGTTCGTGGAGTAGAAGGACTCAGAATCGGAACAGTTAGAGTCAGTCAACAACACGacgaagaaggagaaggaaatGACGTTCAATAGGCCCATATAAATATTAGTACTGGGCCGAAAAAGCCCAAAACAATGTAAAAGTAAGCTGACGTGTCGATAGAAGATTTGTTTGTCAAAGGGAATACCTTTTAACACAGGCCGTGCGATTGCAAGTGTTCGCTGGGGTCAGAGAAGCTTTGATTTGTATACGGAAAGAAAGTGAAATAGCAAATCAGAGCAGAGCTATGGCGGAGGAAGAGAACGGGAGCGTAGCCAAACCAAGAGCCAAGGTAGTATTTAGAGACGAACGTCCTTACGCTTTGGGCCAAGTCCATGTTTGTATCAATCTCTGAGATCTCTTATTGTAGCTTAGTAACGGTTATAGAAATCACGCGGCGGATTCTAGGGTTTGTGTCTGGTTGTGATAGTTAAAGTTAAAGCCTTTATGTCCTGAGAGCATTATTAATTACTGTATTGTCTCTCTTAGTACTCTCAAAGTCATGTGGTTTGTCTAAATTGTCAGAAAGACATTGCTCCAGGGAGGTTGATCGACACCTATGCAGCACAATGCGAAAACTGTCACCAGTGGAGAGTCATCGATAGCCAGGAGGAGTACGAGGACATCAGAAGTCGAATGATCGACGACCCATTCACCTGCGACAAGAAACAAATCTCTTGTGAAGACCCTGCGGATCTCGACTACGACTCCTCTCGAACCTGGGTCATCGACAAGCCTGGTCTCCCCAAAACCCCCAAGGGTTTCAAGAGGAGCCTTGTCCTCCGCAAAGACTACTCTAAGATGGATACTTACTACTTCACTCCTACTGGTAAAAAGCTTAGGAGCCGCAACGAAGTCGCTTCCTACGTTGAAGCCAATCCTGAATTCAAGGGTGCGCCTCTTGAAGACTTTTCTTTCACTGTCCCCAAGGTGATGGAGGACACTGCTCCTCCTGATCCTAAGGTTGTTGCCTCTCCCGTTTCTcctgttgttgctgctgctacaccttctgatgatgatgtttCGGACAAGAGCACCAAATCCAAGGAATTCAAAGGGAAATttaagcttgaagaagagacaCTCTCTGGTTCTTCTCCACACGTTTCTCCTGCTCCCTAATCTTAATGCATTGCTGAGTTtgtttgtagatttttttttctttcttgttatGATAAGTCACTAAGTTGGATTTCTTGCAAAGAAGTTATATGTCACCTCCCTAATAAGAACTCGTAAAATACAAGTATAAGTGTCATACATTGTCTATCAAGAAGGAAGACACGAGTGTATATGGTTATAGGAGGCCTGATACGAATCTTCTCAAGAATGCACTCTTAAGTTGGCGTTTATAGACTTTTCCTCATTTTGGTGAGTCGACTCTGGATAAAGGCATCTGATTTCTTATCAATATCATTTGAAAGTGGCTCCCAATGTGATCGTTTACAATCTTCAATCTTAAAAAACACTGGTGTCTTAAAGCTAGATTCATTCGTTAAGCCCCTCCCTTTTTCGTTTATCATTTTGTTTGAACCGTTAGCCAGCATGATCACCCTCTCTTTCTCTGATCGTGTTGATAGGATTAGCAGCGTTATCCTCTGAATCTTCTCTTTGCTTAGCTTGACGTAAATTCTGATATCAGATTCCGAATCCTTGTTCTTGATCAAGTTTCTTCTTCACGGACTTATCTTCCTTTTGACCGGCCATGAGTTTAACCACCACGAACCTAACCAGACGGCAACAAATGCCTCTGTTTTCCTGATTCTCTCTTCTCTGCATCTTCTATTGTTTACAACAATATATGTTTATGCTGTTGGTTTTATGAAAAATAAGTAATTAGTGGGCTTCGCTTTGAGGGAAAATGTGATTGTTGTCTTTCTATTTGTCTAAAAGAAAGCAGAACTTGTTTAGTATCTTCTTCAAACTCTTCTTTTGGTTTGTTTAGCTGAAAAAAGCAAACTGCTTTGTGCAAGTTTTTCTTCCATTGCAGCTGGAGATTCCTTCTTAATCACTCGGACTTGTTGATCTCTTATACTACTTCTCACAAACGTTTCCACTTTTTGTTATTGTTGCATGAAATCATGTGTAAGaagaagtcttttttttttttaatgttgtaTTGTATTATTAAATTATCTAGACCAAGAGTTCTAAACAATGAgcaaaacaaatttttaaaaaaggataTATCAGTAGGgtccaaaataaattaacaCATATCTGTTTGCGTATTGATGATTAaagatttttcatataaaagcttcatatttgtttttggaatagtTCAATCTCAAGAGAGATAATATTCGTATTAATCCAAAAACACCAAGTTTCAGACTGAGTTGAGAATGATTGTCACTCTCTTTTTAATACTCCATTAGAAGCAACCGAGACAAAAAAGATTATCGTTTCATAGAATTTGATGCTGCCTTTTGAAGTAACCATAGTTTGCATAAAAAATTTCATCAGCATCACATGAAAAACCATCAACGATTGTAGCCGGTAAGACCTATCATCACCATCTGTAGCAGATCTGTCAATTAATTTCTAAACGGTTCAATTGAAccaaagtttttgtttttccaaatttattgaaaaaatcacacaaaaaatacaataaaaaactttgctaaatctaaaataaattagCAGTCGAACAAACTAAGTAACCAAAGATAAATCAAAtcaaagaaatagaaacaaaacgaCTCAAACAAGCTGATGACAGAGGCCATCGgtttaaactataaaaaaatctcGTTTTTTCTCTTTTGACGGCTAAGATTTCTCATAAACAATGTAAGAAGTCTATAAAGTATAGAAAAGGTAAGCCTCGCTCTGTTAAGGACCAACATGCATACTCCCCCGCAAGACTCTCTTTAAAGGGCCCGCATGTCCGCTAGACAGAGCGCAACTGAGCCATACACTTCATATCCAATGACAATGttttatcaaatagtttaaCTTGGGTTGATGGGTTGAGCCAGGCCCATGCGGTAATGCAACCGCATGAACGACTAGCAAAAGTCCAAATAACAAACTATCTTGACAGCTTTAATATCGTATAGTCCAATGGACCTTATATCATATACTAAACTGATAAGAACATATACTACACTTAGATACTTCACTTGATTTTAGCCAAAAGGTCGAGAAAAGTATGAATTTGATGCGGGGGCTCTTTATTTGTAGTCGCAAGAGAGGAGCCATGATTGTTCTAATAAGCGATGTGGGATTAATAAGAACACAACCCTCCTTCACTCTTCAGTCTTAAACAAACACCTTCGTATGTTCATACACTTTGGAAATCTAAGTACGTTCATCTTTTAGTATTCGAGATCATACTATCATCAGTGAGTCTAGCTTGGAAAAAAATCTCCTGTTATCCAACACTGATTGTCACAAAGATTCATAGAAATAGACTTAAAACATTCTATTGTGTCTGTTTGTTAACACAATCTGGTCAAATGTCGGATACAAAAGATTGTTTAGTAGTTGATCGGCTTTTAGCAGTTAGGAATGTTTAGTCAAATTTGTTCCACtgagtttgttttttcttttgtcttcaAATGCGGTAAATCTTCAAAACCACTACTGGTTTACGGCAAAGAGGACAACGCTTCCCTTGTAACTCCAAGGAGCATGTTAAGCAGCAGCACATATGACCACACCtacaaatccgaaccgaaccaaacaaaAGAAGGAATCAAAAATCTACAACGCACTTGATGGTAGGAGAAAGAGAAGGCTGTGCTCTTACTCAAGGAAAACGGCGTCACACTTTCGGTCAAGGCAGATCACACAGAGATCAGGTACATCTGGTGCGAGAGATATAATCAGAGCAAATTCACAAGCATATTCAGGGAAAAATGATTCACACAAACCTTCTTCAGTCGCTTGTCTCGTTCTATTTGCAGCTGCACAAAAAACTCTGCGACAAATACAAGGTGACCGCTTAATTTGGAATGACCGTTCACACACCCATACGCACGTGTTAAGCTGCTAAAACATACCTGTTCCTTAACAGTCGATGCCGCCTTCTCTCTATAAAATCTCTACTTCTCACAAGAATGTATTTACTAACTGCACCAAGACCTCTGCGACATATAGCTTAACTATTAATGAAATAGCTATTCATTTGCAAGTTGTATTTTTGGCTTTGGTTAAAGATGTGTGTGACATACCTTTTCAGTAACGTCACATGTTTTTTCAGAATAGGCAGTCCCTGCCGCATTCTCCATAGAATATATCCAAACATAAATAGAATATCTTCAATCACATgtagaatatatataatcaaaggCTTTGAAGTTATAATCACACCACGAACAGTGAAACAGAAGGAGGCTCCCATGGAGGCATACTTGAATATCCTgccagaaaaagaaaaaaaaaatcttttagatttttgttttcaaatcaaaatgttcttggaaacagagaaaaaaagcAACAACCTTGACCACGTTCCTAAGGTAGGAATGAGTTGATCGAGGGGTTTAGGTGAGATGTAGAAAGGCCCTTGATCGGGTTTTTGAATCCTGACATTCCCGCTACCATCTTTTACGGCCTTGTTGTACACAGAAAAGAGCAAACAAAAATGAGCTCAAAGTAGGCATATAAGAAGAGAGTAAAGAGACGGGAGAGATACCTCGCCAACAACCGTAAGCCATGTACCAATTGGGAGAACATACTCAAAGCGTCTTACTCCAAGCATCTGAAGCCACACAGATTTAGCAATGAGTAAACAGAGAAGCTGATAAGtagacaacaaaaaaaaaaaagacacctTGAGGCCTTGGAGATAAGCTAATGCTCCTGGAAGAAGCGAAGAAGGCTCAGGCTTTTCAAATACTTCACTTCCCACAGTGAAAGCAAAGCCTAATGCAGTTTCAGCTCCAGATACATTAACGCGGCCTGTCCCATCTTCCTATAAAGCATTAATGAGCAGAGTCCAGTTAAAAGAGAAAGGAAGCAGAAGGCTTTACCAGGAACCAAGGGACTTGCTTAGTGATGGGGAGGCTGATGGATGCAGTGTCTTGAACCCACGAAAACTTCCAGTTACGTTTCAGAAACTGTATCTCTTCCTGAAGGAtcaatttttcttattattattattattattatgattattattattattattattattatctcatTACATGCCCCCCCTCTGAATCCATCCAAAGAATGCAGACATTACCGTTTCCTCGAGAATAACAGCAAGCATTTCACTACGCTGACATTTGAAAGGTGTGGCAGAGGCAACTGATCCTGTTACAGCGACGATCAAAGGCCTGACCTCTCTCCCTTCTTCTAGCAATTCCGCTGCACCAGAAAGGAAGTAATAgtcaaactaaaattaaaagtgAAACTGTCTGAGGGAGAGAACATACCTAGACCTTTGAGGTGGTCAACTTTAGTGACCGAATCGAAAAATTCAACATCGCTGAAGCAGGTGGCAAGAGGAGAAGAGCATCACATAACAAAAATAAAGCACCTCGCAAGTAGTAAGTAAttagtaaaagaaaaagaagaggaaaacgATATACCCGCCGCCGCCTGTTCTCCGGCTGAGAAGGTAAAGAAGGTAGGCCCATATGAAACATTTGAATCCACTCCAACTTATCATCTTGAGTCTTCTCCGCgctgaaaacaaacaaaaagagacgATTGCTTTTGGGTTCCGCAGAAACCGATCAAAGCTTGAGAGTGAAGTCTGATGAGAAAACGATCCAACAAGTCTCCTTTGTTTCAGTccagtaaaaaatattatattatccatcttattctattaaaacaactGCATTATCTATTGATagcaattattttaatataattactaAAACTTCTAGTAatcatttaaaagaaatattatatgaaaaaaacacaaatataattaaaatgcaattataaaaattaaatttctaaaaaaatgtaaaacagaaaatatacccagtttttttaaaacaagtCAGAATCTAATTGCTCATAAAGTCAAAAGCATTCTAATACATAGGGTCCAAGTGACAGACGAACCACACTATACAGCCGTTAACAGTAAACTTTTttctatacatatatttttttattactactatAACTTTACACTATGTGCAATAGTTTCAAAATTCATTTCATTATCAACGTcctatttttaatcttttaacATTCCACatcattttatctttttctaacttatttatttaacatCAACTTCATTTTAACCTTTTACAActgtttgtttaaaaaaaattcaacatccTAACctactatttttaatttatacatttatcatttacaacataataattatatatcaataatttaattataaataatgtaaaaactaaaataacatataaaaattattattgggatctatttaacaaaaaaatattaaaacacaaaaatagttaattataatgaaaaattgaggaatttcatttttaccacttttatggtaacattattcatttttaccaccactaaaggtacattttcaaaaatattttttcattaagtgacaaaagatttttatacatttgttctatatataaaataaaaaattatttaaataaaaaataaaaaaataaaaaaaatatttttttatgttttcaaatccagaatttttataattttttaatttgttttccgattttttttaaaaaaaaattctttttgaaaatcgaaaattatgtttaaaattattataattttttttatattttctaagtatttatttatatatttattagaatcctaaatttcacattccaaaaattcTACTTCATCCTTCAACTTTAAACCATAAATCTAAATTACTTAACCATATGAGTATATGCACAACCAATGAAAAGTTTTCTCCCGAGTCATGAATGAAGCAACATCGGCAGCCCTAgctcacaatttttttttttcaagttgaAACTTTATCATGCTTGTTGAATCTACTAGATAGATTGGAATCCTCATCTTTGTGGGCGGTCTTAGCTAGTCCAACAGGAATACCATTACAAACCATAAAAAACGCAAGTGCGCAGCGCAAGCTATACATCTCCTTGCAAATCCTACACTGACCACCCGACCATTCACAaacgctcctcctcctcctatgCTCATCTCGTCCCCTGAATCACCTTTACTTGGCTTGGAGTGTTGGAATCCTCATCTTTGTCGACTTTCTCTGATGGCTCCCAGCAGTAAGAGAGGAAGGTTAGCGATCTCCTGCTCCCTAATCTTAATGCATTGCTGAGTTTGtttgtatagatttgttttctttttcttctcagaCTGTTATGATAAGTTGGATTTCTTGCGAAGAAGATATAAGTCGCCTCTCTCACCTCTCTAATAAGAACTCGTAAATACAAGTATGAGTGGCATACGTTGTTTATCAAGAAGGTTGTATATGGTTGGTTATAGGAGGCCTGATCCGAATCTTCTCAAGAATGCACTCTTAAGTTGGCGTTCATAGACTTTTCCTCATTTTGGTGAGTCAGCTCTGGATTAAAAGCATCTGATTTCTTATTAGTATCATTTGAAAGTGGCTCCAATGTGATCGTCTCCTGTCTTCAATCTTAAATAAGGTGTCTTAAAGCTAGATTCATTCATTCGTTAAGCCCTTCCCTTTTATCATTTTGTTTGAACCGTTAGACAGCATGATCACCCTCTCTTTCTCTGATCTAGAGGTAGTGTTGATAAGATTAGCAGCGTTATCCTCTGAATCTTCTCTTTGTAAAGAAGAAGGAAGTCTATAAAGTAAAGAAAGGTAAGCCTCGCTCTGTTAAGGACCAACATCCATTCTCCCCCGCGAGACTCACTCTTTAAAGAGGCCGCTTGTCCAATTTAGCCATACACTTAGAATCCAACGACATtgtttataaatagtttaaactTGGGTTGATGGGTTGAGCCAGGCCCATGCTATAGTGCAACGCATAGGCGACTCGTGAAAGCCCAGATAGCAAGCTATCTTAACAGGTCTTCTCCCTTAAAAAATAGAGTTAATATCGTGTGGTCCGATGGACCACATATCAGATATTAAACTGATAAGAACAGATACTACACTTGATCTTAGCCAAAAGGCCGAGAAAGGTATGAATTGGATGCAAGGCTCGGCCTCTTTATTTATAGTCGCAAGAGAGTAGCAATGTTTGTTCTAATAAGCGATGTGGGATAATAAGAACACAACCTCTTCTCTTCAGCCTTAAAACAAGCACCTTCGTATGAATGCATTTTCATACACGGACTTTGGagatctaaaatatattttatcttctTAATTAGAGATCATACTATCATCAGTGAGTTTATCTTGGAAAAATATCCTCCTGAGAAAACAACTGAAACTTCTAAGAATGTTACAACACTGATTCACACAAGATTCTCACAAGATTCATAGAAATAGactttaaacattttattgGGTTTGTTTGTTTAACACTCTTTCAATTATGATCTGGTCAAATTCGGATACAAAAGATTGCTTACTAGTTGATTGGCTTTAGCAGATAGGAATGTTCAGTCCACTTTGTTCCACTGAGATGTTTCCAAATATTTAAGAAGACACGGAGAGGGTTCTTCTTGCCGTCGGTTGGACTGGCGTTTGTGTGTCTGGAGACACCttgaagaagacaaagagatGCGTACACAAGTTTCCACCTTGTAGTAGCTTCCATGTGAGCCTGGGCCTTAATAATTGCTGAGTAAATGATACAGCTTGATTACCCCAACCTTGTAAAAGCATCTATCTAACTAAACAGTACTTGGATACGAACTGTACTTGTCTCCCAAAAGAGAAAAGAAGTCCATAAAGTTTAGTAGAAACTTGTTATATCTAAGCCGTTTATGTTTTTTATGGCTCTAATTGCATTTACGATAATTTCTTTCCAAATTAGCATGACGTATTTGATAAGAGCCTTTCTCCATCTGTAATGTATCGATTGAATTTGGTGCATCATTCGCACGTGCTctgttctagagagagagagtgagccATACGTGGCAgacaaataaagaaagaaagagagccATGAAGCAGAAAAAGGTGTACGCGAAGGAGAGCTTCACCACTCCTTGGTGCATTCATCTTACCTGTCAAATAAATCAATCTTCTTTTTGCTTTCTTTGTTCTGTTCAAATTAGTCAAAATGTAGATTATTTAtatcaaatacttttttttgtgaaacaaacGACCGACCTATCCGGTAATCTAATTCGACTACACAACTAACCTTATCCGCACGTTATGGTTGTTCTTGTTTTCTGCAAACTATGAATTTCTTGGGTTACAGTATGTTaactccaaaaaaaaatgattatg
The nucleotide sequence above comes from Brassica napus cultivar Da-Ae chromosome A9, Da-Ae, whole genome shotgun sequence. Encoded proteins:
- the LOC106372768 gene encoding uncharacterized protein LOC106372768, whose translation is MVVMTQCSPILTEERRPLEGGAPTHSHRRRWSTPADPGGESLRECFTTDDEYKEQPSHVSEVSFDDFVSCSSSSGNGYSFYLGGEMSPWGSPLLTKSRPIAPPRMVMETRGEGRRGRSVRRKKDLPPFLTTLDCNGRPRFYHRRVRSEGRLEIARVAVNLPEIVSVRGVEGLRIGTVRVSQQHDEEGEGNDVQ
- the LOC106375238 gene encoding methyl-CpG-binding domain-containing protein 4-like, which produces MAEEENGSVAKPRAKKDIAPGRLIDTYAAQCENCHQWRVIDSQEEYEDIRSRMIDDPFTCDKKQISCEDPADLDYDSSRTWVIDKPGLPKTPKGFKRSLVLRKDYSKMDTYYFTPTGKKLRSRNEVASYVEANPEFKGAPLEDFSFTVPKVMEDTAPPDPKVVASPVSPVVAAATPSDDDVSDKSTKSKEFKGKFKLEEETLSGSSPHVSPAP
- the LOC106375237 gene encoding E3 ubiquitin-protein ligase SPL1, translated to MDNIIFFTGLKQRRLVGSFSHQTSLSSFDRFLRNPKAIVSFCLFSARRRLKMISWSGFKCFIWAYLLYLLSRRTGGGGDVEFFDSVTKVDHLKGLAELLEEGREVRPLIVAVTGSVASATPFKCQRSEMLAVILEETEEIQFLKRNWKFSWVQDTASISLPITKQVPWFLEDGTGRVNVSGAETALGFAFTVGSEVFEKPEPSSLLPGALAYLQGLKMLGVRRFEYVLPIGTWLTVVGEAVKDGSGNVRIQKPDQGPFYISPKPLDQLIPTLGTWSRIFKYASMGASFCFTVRGVIITSKPLIIYILHVIEDILFMFGYILWRMRQGLPILKKHVTLLKRGLGAVSKYILVRSRDFIERRRHRLLRNRVFCAAANRTRQATEEDVPDLCVICLDRKCDAVFLECGHMCCCLTCSLELQGKRCPLCRKPVVVLKIYRI